From a single Pleurodeles waltl isolate 20211129_DDA chromosome 10, aPleWal1.hap1.20221129, whole genome shotgun sequence genomic region:
- the TIMM17B gene encoding mitochondrial import inner membrane translocase subunit Tim17-B, with the protein MEEYAREPCPWRIVDDCGGAFTMGIIGGGIFQAVKGFRNAPVGVRHRFKGSMNAIRIRAPQIGGSFAVWGGLFSTIDCGLVKLRGKEDPWNSITSGALTGAVLASRSGPLAMVGSAMMGGILLALIEGVGILLTRYTAQQFQNPNPFGEDPSQLPPQNGSPPPGFGGYGQYQ; encoded by the exons CCCATGGCGGATTGTGGATGACTGTGGCGGGGCCTTCACCATGGGCATCATCGGAGGTGGTATCTTCCAAGCAGTGAAAGGCTTCCGGAATGCTCCAGTG GGTGTGCGGCATCGTTTCAAAGGCAGCATGAACGCCATCCGGATCCGTGCACCACAGATTGGAG GTAGCTTTGCTGTTTGGGGAGGCCTCTTCTCTACTATCGACTGTGGACTGGTTAAACTCCGTGGGAAGGAAGACCCCTGGAACTCGATCACGAGTGGTGCGCTCACTGGGGCCGTTCTCGCTTCCCGCA gTGGTCCTCTGGCCATGGTGGGATCAGCCATGATGGGTGGGATCCTGCTGGCCCTGATTGAAGGCGTGGGCATCCTCCTGACCCGCTACACTGCACAGCAGTTCCAGAACC CCAATCCTTTTGGCGAGGATCCCAGTCAGCTCCCTCCCCAGAATGGATCCCCGCCCCCAGGCTTCGGCGGGTACGgacagtaccagtga